The proteins below are encoded in one region of Brevundimonas fontaquae:
- a CDS encoding methyl-accepting chemotaxis protein has protein sequence MRLTIKAKLAGAFAAVLAISMVLGVVGVMKMSAVNDQSTVITENWMPSIDAIHSINTATSDLRAQQYTHITSTDPARMAAVEKDIAATLDTIKNERTSYEALISSNEERALYNQFAGKFDNYLRDGERMLSLSRANQNEAAAQTMLSSKPLYDDMSADLLKLVNLNVDGGKAASVEGDKVFAESRALFIALVVAGLVIGVIAALWISRTVTLGLRKVSTAIEAVAIGDLDQDIKVTTNDEIKDLVDTVNRMTDNLKATAAMADEIAQGDLTVQPKPLSDKDTLGLSLQSMVERLRGVVSDALSAADNVSSGSQELSATSEQMSQGATEQAAAAEQASASMEEMAANIKQNADNAAQTEKISRQSAKDAELSGEAVTRAVDAMRTIAEKIGIVQEIARQTDLLALNAAVEAARAGEHGKGFAVVASEVRKLAERSQTAAAEISSVSGDTVKAAQEAGDMLQRLVPDIRKTAELVSEISAACREQDVGANQINEAIQQLDKVTQQNAGASEQMSATSEELAAQAEELQTSIAFFRTDSAGGRPAARAPARASTFKASARPAGRPVAKSSPAKSPVHVQQARVKGFALDLTSGGADAEDMDFRESA, from the coding sequence ATGCGCTTAACGATTAAAGCAAAACTAGCCGGGGCCTTCGCCGCCGTCCTGGCGATCTCCATGGTTCTGGGGGTGGTCGGCGTCATGAAGATGAGCGCGGTCAACGACCAGTCGACCGTCATCACTGAAAACTGGATGCCGAGCATCGACGCCATCCACAGCATCAACACGGCGACCTCGGACCTGCGGGCCCAGCAGTACACCCACATCACCTCGACCGATCCGGCGCGCATGGCCGCAGTCGAGAAAGACATCGCCGCCACGCTCGACACGATCAAAAACGAACGGACAAGCTATGAGGCCCTGATCTCCTCGAACGAGGAGCGCGCGCTCTACAATCAGTTCGCCGGCAAGTTCGACAATTATCTGCGGGACGGCGAGCGGATGCTGAGCCTCTCGCGCGCCAATCAGAACGAGGCCGCCGCCCAGACCATGTTGTCGAGCAAGCCGCTCTATGACGACATGTCGGCCGATCTGCTGAAGCTGGTCAATCTCAACGTCGACGGCGGAAAGGCCGCCAGCGTCGAGGGCGATAAGGTCTTCGCCGAGTCCCGCGCCCTCTTCATCGCCCTTGTCGTCGCCGGTCTGGTCATTGGCGTGATCGCCGCCCTCTGGATTTCCCGCACCGTCACCTTGGGCCTTCGCAAGGTCTCGACGGCCATCGAGGCCGTCGCCATCGGCGACCTGGATCAGGACATCAAGGTCACGACCAATGACGAGATCAAGGATCTGGTCGATACGGTCAACCGGATGACGGACAATCTGAAGGCGACGGCCGCCATGGCGGACGAGATCGCCCAAGGCGATCTGACGGTCCAGCCCAAGCCTTTGTCGGACAAGGACACCCTGGGCCTGTCGCTGCAGTCGATGGTTGAGCGTCTGCGCGGCGTCGTCTCCGACGCCCTGTCGGCCGCCGACAACGTCTCCTCGGGCAGCCAGGAACTGTCGGCCACCTCGGAACAGATGAGCCAGGGCGCGACCGAACAGGCCGCCGCCGCCGAACAGGCCTCGGCCTCGATGGAAGAGATGGCCGCCAACATCAAACAGAACGCCGACAATGCGGCCCAGACCGAGAAGATCTCGCGTCAGTCGGCCAAGGACGCCGAACTGAGCGGCGAGGCGGTGACCCGCGCGGTGGACGCCATGCGCACAATCGCCGAAAAGATCGGCATCGTGCAGGAGATCGCCCGGCAGACCGACCTGCTGGCCCTGAATGCGGCGGTCGAGGCCGCCCGCGCCGGCGAACACGGCAAGGGCTTTGCAGTGGTGGCTTCCGAAGTCCGCAAACTGGCCGAGCGCAGCCAGACGGCCGCCGCCGAAATCAGCTCGGTCTCGGGCGACACGGTCAAGGCGGCCCAGGAAGCCGGCGACATGCTGCAACGCCTGGTCCCCGACATCCGCAAGACCGCCGAACTGGTCTCGGAAATCTCCGCGGCCTGCCGTGAACAGGACGTGGGCGCCAATCAGATCAATGAGGCCATCCAGCAACTGGACAAGGTGACCCAACAGAACGCCGGCGCGTCCGAGCAGATGTCGGCGACCTCCGAGGAACTGGCGGCCCAGGCCGAAGAGCTTCAGACGTCGATCGCCTTCTTCCGCACGGACTCCGCCGGCGGCCGGCCTGCCGCCCGCGCCCCCGCCCGCGCCTCGACCTTCAAGGCGTCGGCCAGACCCGCCGGCCGCCCCGTCGCCAAGTCGAGCCCTGCCAAGTCTCCGGTCCACGTCCAGCAGGCGCGGGTGAAAGGCTTCGCCCTTGACCTGACCAGCGGCGGCGCCGATGCCGAGGACATGGACTTCCGGGAGAGCGCCTGA
- a CDS encoding chemotaxis protein CheW produces MSGVAGTPGWTGAEQIEVLTFELNGEMFALEAVAVQEIIDLAPETAVPGASAFVGAVINFRGKVIPLSDLRVAFAMERGEPTIDSRIVVIEIDLDGEPTLVGLRTDKVHEVTTLARADAEAPPSVGMRWRPEFVQCLVKRDGEFIVVPALQTLFNQQREPRHSIASATRH; encoded by the coding sequence ATGAGCGGCGTGGCCGGGACGCCAGGCTGGACCGGAGCCGAGCAAATCGAGGTTCTCACCTTCGAACTGAACGGAGAAATGTTCGCCCTTGAAGCCGTCGCGGTGCAGGAGATCATCGATCTGGCGCCCGAGACGGCGGTTCCGGGAGCCAGCGCCTTCGTCGGGGCGGTCATCAACTTTCGCGGCAAGGTCATTCCTCTGTCGGACCTGCGGGTCGCCTTCGCCATGGAGCGGGGCGAGCCCACCATCGATAGCCGCATCGTCGTGATCGAGATCGATCTGGACGGTGAGCCGACCCTGGTCGGGCTGCGTACCGACAAGGTTCACGAGGTCACGACCCTGGCGCGCGCCGATGCGGAGGCGCCGCCAAGCGTCGGCATGCGCTGGCGGCCTGAGTTCGTCCAATGTCTGGTCAAGCGAGACGGCGAATTCATCGTCGTTCCGGCCCTCCAGACCCTCTTCAATCAGCAGCGGGAGCCGCGTCATTCAATCGCGTCCGCGACCCGCCACTAG
- a CDS encoding CheR family methyltransferase, producing the protein MSQAALERSAPAPDQISARNFERLARYIYDYSGIKMPSSKRTMLEGRLRRRLRVTGHETFDGYCDYLFKDDGLETESVFLIDAVTTNKTDFFREPRHFDYMASHVLPDFRAAGQRRIRAWSAACSTGAEPYTMAMVMQTFAEQADGPDYQILGTDLSTEVLETALRGIYPDEMLNAVPADMRRWVMKARDARRRESRIHPSLRAKLSLARLNLMDDTYAVGDPFDIIMCRNVMIYFDKPTQSKVLKRLCARLRPGGYLFIGHSESITGIDLPLVTVANTIFRKT; encoded by the coding sequence TTGTCCCAAGCGGCGCTAGAACGGTCCGCCCCCGCACCCGATCAGATCAGCGCCCGAAACTTCGAACGGCTGGCGCGCTACATCTACGATTACAGCGGCATCAAGATGCCCTCGTCGAAGCGCACCATGCTGGAGGGGCGGTTGCGTCGTCGACTTCGCGTCACGGGTCACGAGACGTTCGACGGCTATTGCGACTATCTGTTCAAGGACGACGGGCTAGAGACCGAGTCCGTGTTTCTGATCGACGCGGTGACGACGAACAAGACCGACTTCTTCCGCGAGCCGCGACATTTCGACTATATGGCCAGCCATGTGCTGCCTGACTTCAGGGCGGCGGGACAACGCCGGATCCGGGCCTGGAGCGCGGCCTGTTCGACCGGCGCCGAACCCTACACCATGGCCATGGTCATGCAGACCTTCGCCGAACAGGCGGATGGGCCCGATTACCAGATCCTGGGCACCGACCTGTCGACGGAGGTGTTGGAGACGGCGCTGCGTGGGATCTATCCCGACGAGATGCTCAACGCCGTGCCTGCCGACATGCGACGTTGGGTGATGAAGGCGCGCGACGCGCGGCGGCGCGAGAGCCGCATTCATCCGTCGCTAAGGGCCAAGCTGTCCCTGGCGCGTCTGAACCTGATGGACGACACGTACGCCGTGGGCGACCCCTTCGACATCATCATGTGCCGCAACGTCATGATCTATTTCGACAAGCCGACCCAGTCCAAGGTGCTGAAGCGCCTATGCGCTCGTCTGAGGCCCGGCGGCTATCTGTTCATCGGCCATTCCGAAAGCATCACGGGCATCGATCTGCCGCTGGTCACCGTCGCCAACACCATTTTCCGGAAGACCTGA
- a CDS encoding chemotaxis protein CheW, giving the protein MSAPGEKRAAAEGQYVTFGLGAEVFATPVGLVREILTYQTPSRIPNSPAYLLGLTDVRGQGVPTADLRIRLGMAPVDPTLNTRILVLDIALEDRMLSLGLVADRVFEVTTFAADQIEPAPDFGIKWRSDYISGVVRRDDGFVVLIDLPRLLSTTGEAATLADMAAVDQAA; this is encoded by the coding sequence ATGTCCGCGCCTGGCGAAAAACGAGCCGCAGCCGAAGGGCAGTATGTCACTTTCGGCCTCGGCGCAGAGGTGTTCGCCACGCCGGTCGGTCTGGTCAGGGAAATCCTTACCTATCAGACCCCCTCGCGCATCCCCAACAGCCCCGCCTATCTGCTGGGTCTGACGGATGTCCGCGGTCAGGGCGTTCCCACGGCGGATCTTCGGATCCGCCTGGGAATGGCCCCGGTCGACCCGACGTTGAACACCCGCATCCTGGTGCTGGACATTGCGCTGGAAGACCGAATGCTGAGCCTGGGTCTGGTCGCCGACCGCGTGTTCGAGGTCACGACCTTCGCCGCCGACCAGATCGAGCCCGCGCCTGATTTCGGGATCAAGTGGCGATCGGACTACATCTCCGGCGTTGTGCGGCGGGATGATGGTTTCGTCGTCCTGATCGATCTGCCCCGCCTGCTGTCCACGACCGGCGAAGCCGCAACCCTGGCCGACATGGCCGCCGTCGACCAAGCCGCCTGA